CGTCGTGGCCCTCATCATGAGCCTGCAGCCTGTCGTCACCGCAGCACTCGCCGGACCACTCCTCGGTGAAAGCGTCTCGCGGCGCCGCTGGATCGGTATCGCGCTTGGCCTGCTAGGCGTTGCCTGCGTGATCGTCCCGAACCTCAACGTGGCGGGCGGTGGGTTCACCATCACCGTCGCGCTTGCATCGATGCTCTGCATAACTTTGGGGACAATCTGGCAAAAGCGAACCGGCGTCCCCGAGCACCTCGTCACGGGAGCCGTCATCCAGTTCATCGCGGCCTTGGTCGTGACACTTCCCGCAGCCGCGGTGCTTGAGACGGGCTTCATCGATAACAGCTGGCAGTTGTGGGCCGGCTTGCTCTGGGCCGTGCTCGGCCTCTCCGTCGGGGCCATCCTCATCCTGCTTGCCATGATACGGCGCGGAGCCGTCGCGCAGGTCGCGTCGCTGTTTTACCTTGTGCCGCCCGTCGCGGCGCTCATGGCCTTCGTCCTGTTCGACGAGACGATGACACCCCTGCAAATCATGGGCACGACCATCGCTATCGGAGGTGTTGCCATCGCGAGCCGCGCATGAAAGAAGGGCAGATTCTAATGATCGTTATCGCTACCCCCGAGGTGCTTCTTCACGCCTTTCAAAAAGTCAGCTCTATCCAGCATGAAGAACTGTACGGACCCCATCAGAAATTCAGTATAAAATGCTTGAAAAATTGAGTATGGGCGGACGATCTGCACAAAGCCTCGACAACCCGAAGTTATCCTCCGGCAAAAACTTTCACCATGAGACGAGAATATTGACAATCGCTACTTACGTTGCGCACCAAACTTGGTGGCGTGCGCGCCGCGCCACGCCGTCGTGCGGAGCGTCCTCTAGCGTCGCCCTACACGCAAATTCGAGCGGAGGCTAACAATGGACAGCTTTGCCGAGGCTGTTATCCACCGA
This portion of the Chelatococcus sp. YT9 genome encodes:
- a CDS encoding DMT family transporter, encoding MSDRSNPTLFLRVAPAIFVVIWATGFIVARLVAPHAEPLTFLAARYALSIVALTAIAVTLRQSWPRSWHGWRNALIAGVLLQGLYLGGVFWSVRHGLGAGVVALIMSLQPVVTAALAGPLLGESVSRRRWIGIALGLLGVACVIVPNLNVAGGGFTITVALASMLCITLGTIWQKRTGVPEHLVTGAVIQFIAALVVTLPAAAVLETGFIDNSWQLWAGLLWAVLGLSVGAILILLAMIRRGAVAQVASLFYLVPPVAALMAFVLFDETMTPLQIMGTTIAIGGVAIASRA